A stretch of DNA from Streptococcus sp. NPS 308:
GCCAAAAGGAAAATGGAAGAGCTTATGGAATTTCTTTTACTCAAAGTTGATAGCTTAGAAGATCTGGTTAAAAAAGCAAAACTATTTGGATTAAATATCAAACCTAAGCAAAAGCATGTTTCTTTTCAATTTGCAGGAGTAGAAGTGAAAGAGACAGAACTAGACCAGAAAAACTTATATGATGTAGAGTTTTTCAAAGATTATTTTGAGAAGAGAAAAGATTTGAAAGCTCCAGAAGTTAAGGATTTAGTTCAAGTTTATCAAGAAGAGAGATTCTCCAAAGAAAAAGAACTCCCAAACAAGGAGAAGTTTTGGGAGTCTTATCAAGAGTTCAGGAGAAACAGAGATGCTGTTCATGAATTTGAGGTAGAGTTGTCACTCAATCAAATCGAAACAGTAGTGGATGATGGTATTTACATCAAGGTCAAGTTTGGTATTCGTCAGGAAGGGCTTATCTTTTTGCCTAACATGGAGCTCGATATGGAGGAGGAAAAGGTGAAGGTTTTTATCAGAGAAACAAGTTCCTACTATGTCTATTACAAAGATGATGCCGAGAAAAATCGGTATATGAAAGGTAGAACGTTGATTCGTCAATTCAGCTCTGAAAATCTAACAATTCCGTTCCATAGGGAAACAACTGTGGAGATGATAAAGGAGAAGATTGAGGAAGTGTATACTTTACTTGAGCTGGATATGGATAAGCACTCTTATATTACAATTAAAGATGATTTAATTCATGAATTAGCAGCTTCAGAATTGAGAATCAATGCTTTGCAAGAACGAGTGACAACCTTAAATCAAGTAGCAGAATATTTACTAGCTTCAGTTGAGAATAAGCAAAAAATGAAATTGAATCTTTCAAAATTGAATATAACTGATAAAATTGGCATTGATGTTGTTGAGAAGGAATTGAATGAGTTAGGTATCCAGATAGAATTAGAGAGTGATAGATATGAAAACATCGTATTTAAAGTGAATAAGTTTATCAATCGTTTGAGTAAGAAAATTTCAAAAGAAGAAGGGATATGTTTTCAAAAATAACCTATCTAGTCATTCTTTATATATAATTTGTATCTTTTGGTATAATAATTTGTATTTAAAATTTAATCATGTTACAATTAACATTGAAATCAAATAGAAAAGGAAGATGCAAATGTGGGTACACTATTAGCAACCAGATTAAAAAATAGACGAAAAGAATTAAAAATGTCTCAGCGAGAACTAGCTGAAGGGATTTGTAAACAGGGGCAAATTAGTCGATTAGAGAGTGGAGAGTTTACCCCTGGAGCGGATTTTCTGCATTCCCTTGCTAAGAAGTTAAAAGTTAGTATGGACTACTTTTTTGATGAGCAAATTGTAGAGGAGATTGATGAGTTATCAGAGTTTAAAAAATTAGCACAAACATTTATCACAAACCGAAATTATGAATCATTGAAATATATATATGAATTGGAGCGTGTAAAAGCTCATCGCTTATCTCTGGCAGATAAAATCTACATGGAATGGGTAAAGTCTCTGATAGATTATTATTTTTATGGTCACAAAGAAGATGCGATTACACGATTAGAGGAGGTAATGTCACAGTTAAGTGTCTCTGATTTGAATTACCTTCAAGTTTCAAATACTCTATTTAATTTTTATTATGATATTGAAAATTTAGAGCGTTTTAATGAAATTCGAGAAAAGTTAGAGTATCAAGTAAACCAACTAAATTTAAACACAATCAAAGAATTAGAGCTATTTATTAAGTTCAACTATAACGTTTGTCGTTACCTATGGTTACAGAAAAATATTGAAGAAGCTATTACGAAAATCACAGCTACTATAAAGCAATGTAAGGAGTACAGGACAACTTATCTATTAGCTGATTTATATTTATTAATGGGAAATGTAAGTAAGAATTTTTCTTCAAAAAGTTCAGTAAAAGAATATTTTGAGACTGCCCATCTCCTCTACAAACTTGGGGAAAACATGTCAATGGCTTTGAAAGTTGAGCATTACCTTGCAGATATAACAGAATAAGGAATACGGTGTTCTAGTGAGCATCGTTTTTTAAATCCAAATAAGATACAAAAAAGTATCAAATAAAAAAAAATAAAAAAATATTATAAAAAACTTGACAATATAAAATCGAAGTGCTAAAATAAGTACAAAAAATGAGAGGAGAGACATATGAAAAATTTGTTTAGGAAAGCGGTTACATCTCTAGTTTTGGGACTTACCCTTGTAGGGATAGGTGTAACTCTAAATAGCCAGTTAGTAGTTCAAAATCAATATGTTGCTTCTGAAGATATTGATCCTGGAGCTGCAAATTTATTTTAAAGTAATAGCCAAGCTGTTATTCGTACAAGATTTGTTCTACCTTTGTTGGTTTTGAATAAGCATATGATGTTGTTAAATAAGAATCTATTACCATAATATTTTATATTTATAATATGAATTAAAAATTTCAAAAATTAGGAGGGTATCTAATGTCTAATGTTGTTAAAATATACAATGATTTATCTGATGTAGGGAACCATGAGAATCATATCAAAAAAATTGGTATTTTCACAAAAAAATGTGGTAAAAGGGAAAAACTTCTGAAGTGTTTCTATGGCTGAAAACCTAACTTAGTTGCAATATCGGACTGATTAAAACTTTCTTCAAGATATGCTTATATCTGTAGGGAATAAATTATGGTAATATGTAAGTGGCTCATAGAATCTCCTCATGTCTGTTTGTGTTGTTTTGTACAGTTTTAACGATTTGTGAATCAATGGTTTTTTGTTGAACTTTTTATTGCAATTTATCGTACAAAATAAAACAAAAACATAAAAAATAGGAACAACGTAAGTGTATACAAATTAAAAATAAGAGAGTATAATAATAAATGAAAATATGATTTTTAAACAGGTCTAACCAAAACAAAAAAGGAAGGAGGAAGATGTTTAAATAAAAGATTATTATACCTTCATTCATTGAGAGTAATAATTTTAGTTTTTAGAAGGGGAAAGAATTTATAGAATTTAGCAAGCTCTCGCTAATGAATGAAATTAGCTAATGTGTTGTAAAGGAAACTATAAACTAGATTCTCCTCAATAAGATTGGAATGTGAGTAAGCTATGGTTAGAAAAAAAACTCTATTAATAATTATTGGGATTATTTTGCTATTTGGGGGTTATTATAGCTGGAAAGTATATCAAGACAGTACAAGAGTAATTATACCACTAGAGTCTTTACAAGTAAAAGTAATAAAAACTGATAAAGATTATTCTATATCTGCTAAAGCGGATCTAGATAATTTTGAACAAATCTCAAATTATCAAGCGATACAAATAGGTAATGATGTCTATTTATATTTTATGAAAACGAAGGCAATTTTTACAAAAACCACAGTAGATACAGATTTATCAAATATCCTGGTAGGTGATACAACGCAAGCCATTAACAACATATATGTCGTTAGTGGCGATGATATTGTCGTTAGATTCAATGATAGTAGGTATAATCACATCGATGTTTTGAAGTATACTGATAAAAAGTTGTTGCTTCGTTTAAATTAAAAAATACATTGCCTAAAAAGAAAGGAAAAAATATGTTAAAGAAATTTAAGTCATTAATATTCCTGTCTCTTACCTCGTTATCCCTTATTTCTGGGACTACTGCATTTGCCGCACATGGCTCATGGTTTTCTAATTTCCAATTTGATGCAAACGGTGTTTCAGAAGTAGGGACCTCTAATTCTTTTAATGAGGTAGGTCACTTTACTTTTAGGGTTGTTCGAGCAAATGGTGATTGGATTGGGTATAGTAATCACACATTAGGACCTGAACAATCGGCGTCTAATAATTACTGGGGGCAACCTGCTTTAGATAGACAGGGGCAGGTTATTATAAACGGTAGATATTGGCATTCACCTTGGTTTGATTCATAAAAACTTGTTGTCTGAATATTAGTGCTTTTTAAGCTAATGTCTAACCCTTCAAAATAGCAAAAATCTATCAGTTGAGTTACATTAGTATTATTCTAAATAACTCAACTTTTATTTTTTGGAAAATATACTATATATCCGGGGCGCTTAGTCATTTAATAAAAGTAAAATTATACTGATATAAATTTGATCTATTTTTAAATTTACTAGTACAACGATTTTACAACAGGTTCTCATATTATTTTTAGATGACACTGGAGAGTAAAAGGTATGTTGAAAATTTCAAATCTTAACAAAAAATACAAAGAAAAAATAGTTTTGGATTCAGTTTCACTTAATGTAGAAGACCCAAATAAAATTTATTCATTAATAGGTGAGAGTGGAACAGGTAAATCAACATTGTTTAATATTCTGTTTGGTTTAGATCAGGAATATGAAGGAGAGTATACTTTATTCAATCAAAACGCAAAAGAATATAGTTTAGATACATGGGCTAGGTTAAGAGAATCAAAGATAGGGTTAGTTTTTCAAGATTATAAACTTTTGGAAGACTTTACTGTTTTTGAAAATTTAAAATTAGCAAGTAATGCATCGGATTCAGATATCGAAAGTATCATGAAAGAATTAGATATTTTTGATTTGAAATCTAATTTTTGCTTTGAGTTAAGCGGAGGGCAGAAGCAGAGAGTAGCTCTTGCACGTGCAGCTATAAAAAACCCAAAGATTTTACTATTAGATGAACCTACAGGAAACTTAGATGGTTTAACTAGCCAATTAGTTTTTAAATATCTACAAAAACTTCGAAATCGTGGAATTCTTATTTTCTATATCACTCATGATAGAGAGTTGGCTAATTTGGCAGATGTTGTATATGAGATAAAAGATAAAACAATTAAAGAAATCAGAAGAATAGAGGAAAATGTAAAGTTATCTGATAATTTAAACGAAAATAATCGGGAAATTCCCTTTAACTTTACTATAGATTATGTAAAATTAAAGGGAATTCGAAATATTAAGAGGCAATTACTTTTGATAGTTCCTATGACTTTAATAATATCTATTTTTATACTAGGCTTTACTGCGTATCGTTCAGCTTCTTTACTTAGTTTTGAGCGTTTTTTTACAGGAATAAGTGAAAGAGTCATATTGGTATCTACTCAGCAACTCAATACCGATACAATAAAAGATTATAACGAAAATAATATACAAAGCCCTTATGATGGTAAGAGGATAGGCTTTTCAGAGAAAGATAAAAAACAAGTTGAATCTATTGATGGAATTGAGAAGGTAATTTTATTTAATTATGGTGTAAAATCTAACTATAACAATGCTTATAATAGTTTAAATTTAAGTTTTTCTGAAAAAGATTTTTCTAGTAAAATAGGAAAGTTTAACTATGGCTGGAATAAAATTTCTTCACTTTCATTCTATCTCCAAAAACTCAATGTTCCTAAATACTTTATTCCAGATTATAATTCGGAGAATATAATCCTGTTATCAGGTGACTATCCAAAGGATGATAGTAACGAAGTTTTAGTCCCAGATACTTTTGTTTTGCAACATTTCAATACTGAAGACTATCAAAAAGTTCTTGGGAAAGAGAGTGAGCTGGAAACAACGAATATATACACTAATGAAAAAAAGAATGATAAAGTAATAATTAGTGGTGTTTATCAAACATATTATCAAAATAGTTTGAAATCAGATTATCCAATCTACTCTTCTTATTTTGAAGAATCTAATCTTGAATATTTTTTAAGTCAACAATCATATGAGCATCACAAATATATATTATCGTTGACTCCTGAAACTTCAAAGGCTAGTAAAGAAATTATAGATAGTTATGATAATTATGTAAATGCTGTAGGGACAAGTAAAGATGGAATGTTAATAAAAATAACTGGCGATGTAGAGACTATTTCTAAAAATCTGCAAAAACTATTTCCTAAGTATAGATTAGCTTCCAGATATGATATGAGGTCGGGAACTTTTAGTGATATTTATGGTGGCTTAGTGAGAATATTGTTAGTTGGTTCGATTGTAATTTCACTGGTCATAGGAGCAGTAATTGCATTTTTAAATAAAGGGTATATAGTCAATAGATCAAAAGAGCTAGCTATTTTATATAGCTTGGGGTATAAGAAAAAGTATATTTTTTCAATAATATTTTTTGACAATATATTTATTTTTCTTTTATCTTTCTTTAGTGCGATGCTAATAACTACAGTATTAAATTTAGTTTATTTCAGTAAGACGGTGTACTTCTCTTATTTTTCATCATTATTATCATTATCAAATGTGGGATATATTTTTATGCTTGTTGTGTTGATGATGTTAGTATCAGATGTATGGGGATTGAGTACTGTTAAACAAAGGCAACTCCGAAAATTTTTGAACAATCAATTTTAACGATGTTAATCAAGAGTTTATTATACCAAGGTTTGCGAACACTCTTTAGTCTTAGTTAGAATGACTCATCATCAGCTTTTCTTGGGAAGGCAGAGAAGAAAATGGGCTCAACACCCGACTAACTTGGTTGCATAGTTTCTCAATGAAGCCAGCGGTTCACAGTTTCCCAATCTTGAAGTACGTGAATTAACAAAACTAGTCTTTCGATTTGTACTGACCCCCAAAAGTTGGACATTTTATTGGCTTTTTGTCAACTGTAGTGGGTTGAAGAAAAGCTAAGATCGAGAAAGGACGAATTTCGTCCTTTCTTTTTTGATGTTGAGAACGATGAAAATCCGTTTTTTGAAGTTTTCAAAGTTCCGAAAACCAAAAGCATTTCGTTTGATAAGTTTGATGAGATTATTAGTCGCTTCTAATTTTGCGTTAGAATAGGGTAACTGAAGGGCGTTGACGATTTTCTCTTTGTCCTTGAGGAAGGTTTTAAGACCGCCTGAAAAAGAGGATGAAGCAGCTTTAGATTGTCCTCAATGAGTCCGAAAAATTTCTCGGGATCCTTATTCTGAAAGTGAAAAAGCAAGATCTGATAGAGATTATAGTGGTGTTTCAAGTCTTCTGAATAGCTCAAAAGCTTGTCTAGAATTTTTCTATTCGTTAAGTGCATACGAAAAGCAGGGCGATAAAATCTCTTATGGCTGAGTTTACAACTATCCTGTTGAATGAGCTTCCAGTAGCGCTTGATAGCTTTGTATTCATGGGATTTTCTATCGAATTGATTCATGATTTGAACACGGACACAACTCATAGCACGGCTGAGATGTTGGATAATATGGAAACGATCCAGAACGATTTTAGCACATGGAAAAAGCTGTTTAGCTAAGGCATAGTAGGGACTAAACATATCCATCGTAATGACCTTCACCTGGTAACGAACGGCTCTATCGTATCGCAGAAAGTGATTCCGGATAACAGCTTGTGTTCTTCCCTCAAGAACAGTGATGATAACGTAGGCGGCCAACCATTGCCAACCTCAAAGAGAAAATCGCAGAGGTGAATCTTCTTATCGAATTAGACCTTAACAATCAGTCTTACTAGGAAATCAAAGATGAGTTAATCAAGGAAATCGCCCAGCTGAATTTGACCATTACAGATTTGCAGGATAAGGTTGCTCATCTAAACAA
This window harbors:
- a CDS encoding SAG1250 family conjugative relaxase, with translation MVITKHFAVHGKSYRKKIIKYILNPEKTKNLALVSDYGMRNFLDFPSYEEMVQMYHENFISNDTLYDFRHKRHEENQRLIHAHHIIQSFSPEDHLTLEQINQIGYETMKELTGGKFRFIVATHVDKNHLHNHIIVNSVDNNSDKKLKWNYKVERTLRMISDRFSKIAGARIIENRYSYQQYKVYRKTNHKYELKQRLFFLMENSTDFEDFKKNAPLLHVEMDFSHKHATFFMTDSTMRQVVRGNKLNRKQAYTEEFFKNYFAKRKMEELMEFLLLKVDSLEDLVKKAKLFGLNIKPKQKHVSFQFAGVEVKETELDQKNLYDVEFFKDYFEKRKDLKAPEVKDLVQVYQEERFSKEKELPNKEKFWESYQEFRRNRDAVHEFEVELSLNQIETVVDDGIYIKVKFGIRQEGLIFLPNMELDMEEEKVKVFIRETSSYYVYYKDDAEKNRYMKGRTLIRQFSSENLTIPFHRETTVEMIKEKIEEVYTLLELDMDKHSYITIKDDLIHELAASELRINALQERVTTLNQVAEYLLASVENKQKMKLNLSKLNITDKIGIDVVEKELNELGIQIELESDRYENIVFKVNKFINRLSKKISKEEGICFQK
- a CDS encoding helix-turn-helix domain-containing protein yields the protein MGTLLATRLKNRRKELKMSQRELAEGICKQGQISRLESGEFTPGADFLHSLAKKLKVSMDYFFDEQIVEEIDELSEFKKLAQTFITNRNYESLKYIYELERVKAHRLSLADKIYMEWVKSLIDYYFYGHKEDAITRLEEVMSQLSVSDLNYLQVSNTLFNFYYDIENLERFNEIREKLEYQVNQLNLNTIKELELFIKFNYNVCRYLWLQKNIEEAITKITATIKQCKEYRTTYLLADLYLLMGNVSKNFSSKSSVKEYFETAHLLYKLGENMSMALKVEHYLADITE
- a CDS encoding ABC transporter ATP-binding protein, with product MLKISNLNKKYKEKIVLDSVSLNVEDPNKIYSLIGESGTGKSTLFNILFGLDQEYEGEYTLFNQNAKEYSLDTWARLRESKIGLVFQDYKLLEDFTVFENLKLASNASDSDIESIMKELDIFDLKSNFCFELSGGQKQRVALARAAIKNPKILLLDEPTGNLDGLTSQLVFKYLQKLRNRGILIFYITHDRELANLADVVYEIKDKTIKEIRRIEENVKLSDNLNENNREIPFNFTIDYVKLKGIRNIKRQLLLIVPMTLIISIFILGFTAYRSASLLSFERFFTGISERVILVSTQQLNTDTIKDYNENNIQSPYDGKRIGFSEKDKKQVESIDGIEKVILFNYGVKSNYNNAYNSLNLSFSEKDFSSKIGKFNYGWNKISSLSFYLQKLNVPKYFIPDYNSENIILLSGDYPKDDSNEVLVPDTFVLQHFNTEDYQKVLGKESELETTNIYTNEKKNDKVIISGVYQTYYQNSLKSDYPIYSSYFEESNLEYFLSQQSYEHHKYILSLTPETSKASKEIIDSYDNYVNAVGTSKDGMLIKITGDVETISKNLQKLFPKYRLASRYDMRSGTFSDIYGGLVRILLVGSIVISLVIGAVIAFLNKGYIVNRSKELAILYSLGYKKKYIFSIIFFDNIFIFLLSFFSAMLITTVLNLVYFSKTVYFSYFSSLLSLSNVGYIFMLVVLMMLVSDVWGLSTVKQRQLRKFLNNQF